A single region of the Panthera tigris isolate Pti1 chromosome B1, P.tigris_Pti1_mat1.1, whole genome shotgun sequence genome encodes:
- the LOC102966732 gene encoding 40S ribosomal protein S23-like, which yields MGKYLGLHTARKCRSLLGDQKRHGKQYREAHLGTALKANAFGGASHAKEIVLEKIGAEAKQPNSAIRKCDRVQLIENGQKITAFVSNDSCLNFTKENDDVPVGGFGHKGHAISDIPGFGSNIVKTARVSLLTLYKGKKERPRS from the coding sequence ATGGGCAAGTATCTCGGTCTCCATACTGCCAGGAAGTGCCGTAGCCTCCTAGGAGATCAGAAGCGGCATGGTAAACAGTACAGGGAAGCCCATCTGGGCACAGCCCTGAAGGCCAATGCTTTTGGAGGTGCTTCCCACGCAAAGGAAATTGTGCTGGAAAAAATAGGGGCTGAAGCCAAACAGCCAAATTCTGCCATCAGGAAGTGTGACAGGGTCCAGCTGATTGAGAATGGCCAAAAAATCACAGCCTTTGTGTCCAATGATAGTTGTTTGAATTTTACGAAGGAAAATGATGATGTTCCTGTTGGTGGATTTGGTCACAAAGGTCACGCGATCAGTGACATTCCTGGATTTGGCTCTAACATTGTCAAAACAGCCAGGGTCTCTCTTTTGACTTTATACAAGGGCAAGAAGGAAAGACCAAGATCATAA